A genomic region of Caldicellulosiruptor acetigenus contains the following coding sequences:
- a CDS encoding dihydroorotase, which produces MILIKNAQLVNSIHDKAEKVDILIVDDKIEKIGKNIEENPDKMIIIDASGKYVMPSFTDIHCHLREPGFEYKEDIKSGSRSAVAGGFTTICCMPNTNPPIDNRAMVAYIKYRAREVSPIEVLPVGAITKGLSGEELAEIGFMKEEGAIAISDDGKCVMNANIMRNALLYSKDFSIPVISHCEDTNLSEGGQINLGHVSTITGLRGIPREAESIIVARDILLAKETKAHLHITHVSTKESVRLIKMAKEWGVNVTADTCPHYISLTEEEVLGFNTNAKVNPPLRTQEDVEALIEGLKEGVIDCISTDHAPHHKDEKNVEFNLAASGTIGFETAFSVLFTYLVEKNGFELGKVVELLNQNPRKVIGLPPNVIREGQKANLVIVDLKKKWEVREENIVSKSKNSVFLGKLLTSYVETVIYNGKILKKDGVLNC; this is translated from the coding sequence ATGATATTGATAAAAAATGCACAGCTTGTAAATAGTATTCACGACAAAGCTGAAAAAGTTGATATATTGATAGTTGATGACAAGATAGAAAAGATTGGTAAAAACATAGAAGAAAATCCTGACAAGATGATTATAATAGATGCAAGCGGCAAGTATGTAATGCCAAGCTTTACCGATATTCACTGTCATTTGCGGGAACCTGGTTTTGAGTACAAAGAAGACATAAAAAGCGGTAGCAGGTCTGCTGTAGCAGGAGGATTTACAACCATCTGCTGTATGCCAAATACAAACCCTCCTATAGACAACAGAGCAATGGTTGCGTATATAAAATACCGTGCAAGAGAGGTTTCGCCAATTGAGGTTTTACCTGTTGGAGCTATAACAAAAGGACTTTCAGGAGAAGAGCTTGCAGAGATAGGATTTATGAAAGAAGAAGGGGCTATTGCTATATCAGATGATGGAAAGTGTGTTATGAACGCAAACATTATGAGAAATGCTCTTTTGTACTCAAAAGATTTTTCAATACCTGTCATTTCACACTGTGAGGATACGAACTTGTCTGAAGGAGGACAGATAAATTTAGGACATGTATCAACAATCACGGGACTCAGAGGAATTCCACGCGAGGCAGAATCAATTATTGTTGCAAGAGATATTCTTCTTGCAAAGGAGACAAAAGCACATCTTCATATAACCCATGTGTCCACCAAAGAATCTGTCAGGCTTATAAAAATGGCAAAAGAGTGGGGTGTAAATGTCACGGCTGATACATGCCCGCATTATATAAGTCTTACAGAAGAAGAGGTGCTTGGATTTAACACAAACGCAAAGGTAAACCCTCCTCTGAGAACACAAGAGGATGTGGAAGCTTTGATTGAAGGATTAAAAGAAGGTGTAATTGACTGTATATCAACAGACCATGCTCCGCATCATAAAGATGAAAAGAATGTCGAATTTAACCTTGCTGCAAGCGGGACAATTGGGTTTGAGACTGCATTTTCTGTGCTGTTCACATATCTTGTTGAGAAAAATGGGTTTGAGTTGGGGAAAGTGGTTGAGCTTTTGAACCAAAATCCCAGAAAAGTAATTGGACTTCCCCCAAATGTTATAAGAGAAGGACAAAAAGCTAACCTTGTGATTGTGGATTTAAAGAAAAAGTGGGAAGTGAGAGAGGAAAACATTGTGTCAAAGTCGAAAAATAGTGTGTTTTTAGGAAAACTTTTGACTTCTTATGTTGAGACAGTAATATATAATGGGAAGATATTAAAAAAGGACGGTGTTTTGAATTGCTGA
- the pyrF gene encoding orotidine-5'-phosphate decarboxylase, with product MLNFSDRLIESIKKKNSVLIAGIDTSIENIPDYFIKRFYDKEKSEIDNLKTILFEYNRRIIDAVEENVVGVKFQAAFFEQYSYHGFEVLHKLCEYAKNKKLVVIFDGKRNDISSSAKGYSNAYLGETPVFGKKIRFFEFDAITTNPYLGQDGIKPFIEDCERFKKGLFVLVKTSNPSSGDFQDLMVEDKYLFEVVAEKVYEWGKNCIGKEGYSDVGAVVGATQLEAGKRIREILPNSFLLVPGIGVQGGKVEDLKYFVDSNNMGIIVNSSRDIIYAYKNYVHSDFEKSSYLASKSIKESINAAIS from the coding sequence TTGCTGAACTTTTCTGATAGGCTAATTGAGTCTATAAAAAAGAAAAATAGTGTTCTTATAGCAGGAATTGATACAAGCATTGAAAATATACCAGATTATTTTATCAAAAGATTTTATGATAAAGAAAAAAGCGAGATTGACAATTTAAAAACCATTTTGTTTGAATACAACCGAAGGATTATCGATGCTGTGGAAGAAAATGTGGTTGGAGTAAAGTTTCAGGCAGCATTCTTTGAACAGTACTCTTACCATGGATTTGAGGTTTTGCATAAACTCTGTGAATATGCAAAAAACAAAAAGCTTGTGGTAATCTTTGATGGTAAAAGAAACGACATCTCAAGTTCTGCAAAAGGATACTCAAACGCTTACCTTGGCGAGACACCTGTTTTTGGTAAAAAAATAAGGTTTTTTGAGTTTGATGCAATCACCACAAACCCTTATCTTGGTCAAGACGGTATAAAGCCATTTATTGAAGACTGTGAGAGATTCAAAAAAGGTTTGTTTGTGCTTGTTAAGACTTCCAATCCTTCTTCTGGTGATTTTCAAGATCTGATGGTAGAAGATAAATACCTTTTTGAAGTTGTAGCCGAAAAAGTTTATGAATGGGGGAAAAACTGCATAGGGAAAGAAGGTTACAGTGATGTTGGTGCTGTTGTAGGTGCAACCCAGCTTGAGGCTGGTAAAAGAATAAGGGAAATCTTGCCAAACTCTTTCCTTCTTGTACCGGGAATTGGTGTGCAAGGAGGAAAAGTAGAAGATTTGAAATATTTTGTGGACAGCAACAACATGGGCATAATAGTAAATTCGTCGCGTGATATAATCTATGCATACAAAAACTATGTTCATTCTGATTTTGAAAAGAGTAGCTACTTAGCTTCAAAAAGTATCAAGGAAAGTATCAATGCAGCAATCTCTTAA